One Drosophila virilis strain 15010-1051.87 chromosome 5, Dvir_AGI_RSII-ME, whole genome shotgun sequence DNA window includes the following coding sequences:
- the LOC6626226 gene encoding uncharacterized protein isoform X3, with the protein MNLMFRKNFREGASKSGGGGGKLQSKANRTKRSRDMGLVQQPEEIHYRTHLFFSPNRPGYDVGEASIAERCSALSGIPSTPTTSTSFTQPSNPYEVDLPQPLVDRSVSLMRWNGSSPGGGNSTNNSLIRLQQQLQPQQQQQQQQQQQQLQQQQQQYAGYSYQQQQLPQTLSATSTLLTAAAAATRQGNFGGGGGNAGTTRAEPISLATLDRDCFIIPVHSVDRFLPAGIPLPALSADGKASSPLSVLEVSDPKLCILVHLMSPLEAIDPVMESPLSHPLLKQRAIASELLTEVQQANTAVGGMILANMEKSSEFPFISYYLINTMQTDPSNFYSNLRVSSLSKFEPKALKYTAAHTLDLYSEVAAICRPPLVLPSNEAGSFKKSQTAATGYIISVFKVFEGDDGERFEKNWLYWTGARMLYRYLPRAAGLRRIALHKSTSQKGDKMYLLVCECAELLKDISLAAFLIPALRARLCGYTGLYRPIQTF; encoded by the exons atgaattTAATGTTTCGCAAGAATTTTCGCGAGGGCGCCAGCAAatccggcggcggcggcggcaagcTTCAGTCGAAGGCAAATCGCACGAAACGTTCGCGGGATATGGGCCTGGTGCAGCAGCCGGAGGAAATACATTATCGCACCCATCTGTTTTTCTCGCCCAATCGACCCGGCTATGATGTGGGCGAAG CATCCATTGCAGAACGATGTAGCGCACTATCGGGCATACCCAGTACCCCGACCACGTCCACGTCCTTTACACAGCCATCCAATCCCTATGAAGTGGACCTGCCGCAGCCGCTGGTCGATCGGTCCGTCTCGTTGATGCGTTGGAACGGCAGCAGCCctggcggcggcaacagcacAAATAACAGTCTCATCAggctgcagcaacagttgcagccgcaacaacagcagcagcagcagcagcaacaacagcagctacaacagcagcagcaacaatatgcCGGCTACTCgtatcaacagcagcaactgccacAGACTCTGAGTGCGACGAGCACGCTGCTAACAGCTGCCGCAGCGGCGACGCGGCAAG gcAACTTTGGTGGGGGTGGTGGCAACGCGGGAACGACACGTGCGGAGCCCATCTCTTTGGCTACCTTGGATCGCGACTGTTTCATTATTCCGGTGCACAGCGTTGATCGCTTTCTGCCAGCCGGCATACCG TTACCTGCTCTGAGCGCCGATGGTAAAGCCAGCAGCCCGCTCAGCGTTTTGGAGGTCTCCGATCCCAAGTTGTGCATACTTGTGCATCTCATGAGTCCACTTGAGGCCATAGATCCAGTTATGGAATCGCCGCTCTCCCATCCGCTGCTCAAGCAACGCGCCATTGCCTCGGAGCTCTTAACGGAAGTGCAGCAGGCGAACACAGCCGTCGGCGGCATGATACTAGCCAATATGGAGAAAAGCT ctGAATTTCCTTTTATTTCGTATTATCTGATCAACACGATGCAAACGGATCCATCGAATTTCTATTCCAACCTGCGCGTCTCATCGCTCTCCAAATTCGAGCCAAAAGCACTCAA ATACACTGCCGCCCACACGCTGGACCTGTACAGCGAGGTGGCTGCCATTTGCCGACCCCCGCTGGTGCTGCCCTCCAACGAAGCCGGCAGCTTCAAGAAGTCCCAAACAGCGGCCACCGGCTACATAATCAGCGTGTTCAAG GTTTTCGAGGGTGACGACGGCGAGCGCTTCGAAAAGAATTGGCTATATTGGACGGGCGCGCGGATGCTTTATAG ATACTTACCACGCGCTGCGGGCCTCCGTCGCATAGCCCTGCATAAGAGTACCTCACAGAAGGGGGACAAAATGTATCTGTTGGTCTGTGAGTGTGCAGAGCTTTTGAAGGATATCTCACTGGCCGCCTTTTTGATACCGGCACTGCGTGCCCGTCTGTGTGGCTATACAGGACTCTATCGACCAATACAGACTTTCTAG
- the LOC6626226 gene encoding uncharacterized protein isoform X4 translates to MNLMFRKNFREGASKSGGGGGKLQSKANRTKRSRDMGLVQQPEEIHYRTHLFFSPNRPGYDVGEERCSALSGIPSTPTTSTSFTQPSNPYEVDLPQPLVDRSVSLMRWNGSSPGGGNSTNNSLIRLQQQLQPQQQQQQQQQQQQLQQQQQQYAGYSYQQQQLPQTLSATSTLLTAAAAATRQGNFGGGGGNAGTTRAEPISLATLDRDCFIIPVHSVDRFLPAGIPLPALSADGKASSPLSVLEVSDPKLCILVHLMSPLEAIDPVMESPLSHPLLKQRAIASELLTEVQQANTAVGGMILANMEKSSEFPFISYYLINTMQTDPSNFYSNLRVSSLSKFEPKALKYTAAHTLDLYSEVAAICRPPLVLPSNEAGSFKKSQTAATGYIISVFKVFEGDDGERFEKNWLYWTGARMLYRYLPRAAGLRRIALHKSTSQKGDKMYLLVCECAELLKDISLAAFLIPALRARLCGYTGLYRPIQTF, encoded by the exons atgaattTAATGTTTCGCAAGAATTTTCGCGAGGGCGCCAGCAAatccggcggcggcggcggcaagcTTCAGTCGAAGGCAAATCGCACGAAACGTTCGCGGGATATGGGCCTGGTGCAGCAGCCGGAGGAAATACATTATCGCACCCATCTGTTTTTCTCGCCCAATCGACCCGGCTATGATGTGGGCGAAG AACGATGTAGCGCACTATCGGGCATACCCAGTACCCCGACCACGTCCACGTCCTTTACACAGCCATCCAATCCCTATGAAGTGGACCTGCCGCAGCCGCTGGTCGATCGGTCCGTCTCGTTGATGCGTTGGAACGGCAGCAGCCctggcggcggcaacagcacAAATAACAGTCTCATCAggctgcagcaacagttgcagccgcaacaacagcagcagcagcagcagcaacaacagcagctacaacagcagcagcaacaatatgcCGGCTACTCgtatcaacagcagcaactgccacAGACTCTGAGTGCGACGAGCACGCTGCTAACAGCTGCCGCAGCGGCGACGCGGCAAG gcAACTTTGGTGGGGGTGGTGGCAACGCGGGAACGACACGTGCGGAGCCCATCTCTTTGGCTACCTTGGATCGCGACTGTTTCATTATTCCGGTGCACAGCGTTGATCGCTTTCTGCCAGCCGGCATACCG TTACCTGCTCTGAGCGCCGATGGTAAAGCCAGCAGCCCGCTCAGCGTTTTGGAGGTCTCCGATCCCAAGTTGTGCATACTTGTGCATCTCATGAGTCCACTTGAGGCCATAGATCCAGTTATGGAATCGCCGCTCTCCCATCCGCTGCTCAAGCAACGCGCCATTGCCTCGGAGCTCTTAACGGAAGTGCAGCAGGCGAACACAGCCGTCGGCGGCATGATACTAGCCAATATGGAGAAAAGCT ctGAATTTCCTTTTATTTCGTATTATCTGATCAACACGATGCAAACGGATCCATCGAATTTCTATTCCAACCTGCGCGTCTCATCGCTCTCCAAATTCGAGCCAAAAGCACTCAA ATACACTGCCGCCCACACGCTGGACCTGTACAGCGAGGTGGCTGCCATTTGCCGACCCCCGCTGGTGCTGCCCTCCAACGAAGCCGGCAGCTTCAAGAAGTCCCAAACAGCGGCCACCGGCTACATAATCAGCGTGTTCAAG GTTTTCGAGGGTGACGACGGCGAGCGCTTCGAAAAGAATTGGCTATATTGGACGGGCGCGCGGATGCTTTATAG ATACTTACCACGCGCTGCGGGCCTCCGTCGCATAGCCCTGCATAAGAGTACCTCACAGAAGGGGGACAAAATGTATCTGTTGGTCTGTGAGTGTGCAGAGCTTTTGAAGGATATCTCACTGGCCGCCTTTTTGATACCGGCACTGCGTGCCCGTCTGTGTGGCTATACAGGACTCTATCGACCAATACAGACTTTCTAG
- the LOC6626226 gene encoding uncharacterized protein isoform X6 gives MNLMFRKNFREGASKSGGGGGKLQSKANRTKRSRDMGLVQQPEEIHYRTHLFFSPNRPGYDVGEGNFGGGGGNAGTTRAEPISLATLDRDCFIIPVHSVDRFLPAGIPLPALSADGKASSPLSVLEVSDPKLCILVHLMSPLEAIDPVMESPLSHPLLKQRAIASELLTEVQQANTAVGGMILANMEKSSEFPFISYYLINTMQTDPSNFYSNLRVSSLSKFEPKALKYTAAHTLDLYSEVAAICRPPLVLPSNEAGSFKKSQTAATGYIISVFKVFEGDDGERFEKNWLYWTGARMLYRYLPRAAGLRRIALHKSTSQKGDKMYLLVCECAELLKDISLAAFLIPALRARLCGYTGLYRPIQTF, from the exons atgaattTAATGTTTCGCAAGAATTTTCGCGAGGGCGCCAGCAAatccggcggcggcggcggcaagcTTCAGTCGAAGGCAAATCGCACGAAACGTTCGCGGGATATGGGCCTGGTGCAGCAGCCGGAGGAAATACATTATCGCACCCATCTGTTTTTCTCGCCCAATCGACCCGGCTATGATGTGGGCGAAG gcAACTTTGGTGGGGGTGGTGGCAACGCGGGAACGACACGTGCGGAGCCCATCTCTTTGGCTACCTTGGATCGCGACTGTTTCATTATTCCGGTGCACAGCGTTGATCGCTTTCTGCCAGCCGGCATACCG TTACCTGCTCTGAGCGCCGATGGTAAAGCCAGCAGCCCGCTCAGCGTTTTGGAGGTCTCCGATCCCAAGTTGTGCATACTTGTGCATCTCATGAGTCCACTTGAGGCCATAGATCCAGTTATGGAATCGCCGCTCTCCCATCCGCTGCTCAAGCAACGCGCCATTGCCTCGGAGCTCTTAACGGAAGTGCAGCAGGCGAACACAGCCGTCGGCGGCATGATACTAGCCAATATGGAGAAAAGCT ctGAATTTCCTTTTATTTCGTATTATCTGATCAACACGATGCAAACGGATCCATCGAATTTCTATTCCAACCTGCGCGTCTCATCGCTCTCCAAATTCGAGCCAAAAGCACTCAA ATACACTGCCGCCCACACGCTGGACCTGTACAGCGAGGTGGCTGCCATTTGCCGACCCCCGCTGGTGCTGCCCTCCAACGAAGCCGGCAGCTTCAAGAAGTCCCAAACAGCGGCCACCGGCTACATAATCAGCGTGTTCAAG GTTTTCGAGGGTGACGACGGCGAGCGCTTCGAAAAGAATTGGCTATATTGGACGGGCGCGCGGATGCTTTATAG ATACTTACCACGCGCTGCGGGCCTCCGTCGCATAGCCCTGCATAAGAGTACCTCACAGAAGGGGGACAAAATGTATCTGTTGGTCTGTGAGTGTGCAGAGCTTTTGAAGGATATCTCACTGGCCGCCTTTTTGATACCGGCACTGCGTGCCCGTCTGTGTGGCTATACAGGACTCTATCGACCAATACAGACTTTCTAG